A window of Natrinema versiforme contains these coding sequences:
- a CDS encoding HAMP domain-containing sensor histidine kinase — protein sequence MQRSENATTPCAVRIPMSLIGFGLGLAFVVLCEIALLVSTDSALVTDGEFLVGVVTSAPFLVGITYAGYWLRSGALSSDRYPRIGWWCLGGLATFLLVNLALIAVTQTESRAMVFSWIRWAVAFGAGTGLLVGCIEGRAIDRALTAERAALRAEHVEEQREYLSYLNSILRHEVLNAATIINGYASRLLAEGSLDERNREWLEIVIDESEDMSTVIDDVRVLLQTTERNYRPEPVDAAHVVADEIRKLETTFDSVVVEASIPERAVVRADDLLARIFANLLSNAVEHNDAATPRVSVTVDPGPDTVRFEIADNGPGIPDSELESLFDRVESRGSTHGLGLYLVRRLTARYDGTVELAETGPEGSRFAVELPAASSDGDAEPLESENTSATARTASTQSL from the coding sequence ATGCAACGGTCAGAGAACGCCACCACCCCCTGTGCAGTCCGGATCCCGATGTCTCTGATCGGGTTCGGCCTCGGACTGGCGTTCGTCGTGCTCTGTGAAATCGCCCTCCTCGTCTCGACCGACTCGGCGCTGGTCACCGACGGGGAATTTCTGGTCGGAGTCGTCACATCGGCCCCCTTTCTGGTCGGGATCACGTACGCCGGCTACTGGCTCCGTTCGGGCGCGCTCTCGTCGGACCGGTACCCGCGGATCGGGTGGTGGTGTCTCGGCGGTCTCGCCACCTTTCTGCTCGTCAATCTCGCGCTCATCGCCGTCACGCAGACGGAATCGCGGGCAATGGTCTTCTCGTGGATTCGGTGGGCCGTGGCCTTCGGTGCCGGAACCGGGTTGCTCGTCGGCTGTATCGAAGGCCGTGCCATCGACCGCGCGCTAACCGCCGAACGCGCCGCACTTCGAGCGGAACACGTAGAGGAGCAACGGGAGTATCTCAGCTATCTCAACAGCATCCTCCGCCACGAGGTGCTAAACGCCGCAACGATCATCAACGGCTACGCGTCGCGGCTCCTCGCGGAGGGATCACTCGACGAGCGCAACCGGGAGTGGCTCGAGATCGTCATCGACGAATCGGAGGACATGTCGACGGTGATCGACGACGTTCGCGTGCTGTTACAGACGACCGAGCGGAACTATCGACCCGAGCCCGTCGACGCCGCTCACGTGGTTGCCGACGAAATCCGAAAACTGGAGACCACGTTCGATTCGGTCGTCGTGGAGGCGTCGATTCCGGAGCGCGCGGTCGTCCGCGCCGACGACCTGCTCGCCCGCATCTTCGCGAACCTCCTCTCGAACGCGGTCGAACACAACGACGCCGCGACGCCGCGGGTTTCGGTGACGGTCGACCCCGGTCCCGACACCGTCCGCTTCGAAATCGCGGACAACGGCCCCGGTATCCCCGATTCGGAACTCGAGTCCCTCTTCGACCGGGTCGAGAGCCGCGGGAGCACGCACGGGTTAGGGCTCTATCTGGTCCGCCGACTGACCGCCCGCTACGACGGAACCGTCGAACTCGCCGAAACCGGCCCGGAGGGGAGCCGCTTCGCGGTCGAACTCCCGGCGGCCTCGAGCGACGGGGACGCTGAACCGCTCGAGAGCGAGAACACGTCGGCGACCGCGCGTACTGCGTCTACACAGTCGCTGTGA
- a CDS encoding nitric-oxide reductase large subunit, translated as MQISRKQLAAFLATIFVVNLIVMGGGAWLSYANEPEIPDTIVGPDGETVATGDDVQSGKAVFQENGLMNQGSILGHGSYYDTDYTANALELKTEHMREYYAQERHGQNYSQLNASVQAGIDQEVRQELQSSSYEPDQVEYSDAEVYAHEQVREEYVERYHEGDRERGVPAGQVPSVEEAEEFADFALWTAWISHTERPGSEASFTNDWPYSPDAGNEAGGPVMTWSVIAMVLLVAGAGVAIWLYQSVELPEPEVAGVSIPHPREIDLTPSQLLSTRFVLIGALLFAAQTFLGGLLAHYYVERDGFFGLNELIGFDILQWLPWSIARTWHVDLGVLWIATMWLGAGLFLAPLLTGREPPKQARYVKGLIGALLVVAVGGLAGIWLGINNVFDGQLWWLLGNEGLEYLEIGRVWQFGLLVGFLGWTALVARGFKPLLDREPRYGLGHMIVYAGGSIGLLFIAGFLYTPQTNIVTTEFWRWWVVHMWVEGVFEFFIVVVIALTLVSMNLLTKKSAEKAVIFQAALVMGSGIIGVSHHYWWVGLPEAWLPIGSVFSTLEFIPLLFILYEALGQYRAMDTAGTDFPYRMAFYFIVASSVWNFFGAGVIGFFINLPLISYYQTGTYLTVAHAHGAMFGAFGLLAMGMAVYILRLTTRDSHWTNRRLRWSFWLCNVGLAAMIFLSLLPIGFLQLETAFTQGYAASRSLEFYNGGLVQALFWLRMPGDTLLILGAVVFAWDVAAKLLFQRKATASDTSSHVIADRIFGDRDTVDTVSDDD; from the coding sequence ATGCAGATATCCAGAAAGCAACTCGCCGCGTTCCTCGCGACGATTTTCGTCGTGAACCTCATCGTCATGGGTGGCGGAGCGTGGCTATCCTACGCGAACGAACCGGAAATCCCCGACACGATCGTCGGCCCGGACGGCGAAACGGTCGCGACGGGCGACGACGTCCAATCCGGGAAGGCGGTCTTCCAGGAGAACGGCTTGATGAACCAGGGTTCGATACTCGGCCACGGCAGTTACTACGACACCGACTACACCGCCAACGCGCTCGAGTTGAAGACCGAGCACATGCGCGAGTATTACGCGCAGGAGCGTCACGGCCAGAACTATTCGCAACTGAACGCGTCGGTACAGGCCGGGATCGACCAGGAGGTCCGGCAGGAACTCCAGTCGAGTAGCTACGAGCCCGACCAGGTCGAGTACTCCGACGCGGAGGTCTACGCCCACGAACAGGTCCGCGAGGAGTACGTCGAGCGCTACCATGAGGGCGACCGCGAGCGCGGCGTGCCCGCGGGACAGGTCCCGAGCGTCGAGGAGGCCGAGGAGTTCGCCGACTTCGCGCTGTGGACCGCCTGGATCTCTCACACTGAGCGCCCCGGCTCCGAAGCGTCGTTCACCAACGACTGGCCGTACTCGCCCGACGCGGGCAACGAGGCCGGCGGGCCGGTGATGACGTGGAGCGTCATCGCGATGGTGTTGCTGGTCGCCGGGGCTGGGGTCGCGATCTGGCTCTACCAGAGCGTCGAACTCCCCGAACCCGAGGTCGCCGGCGTCTCGATCCCCCACCCGCGGGAGATCGATCTCACGCCGAGCCAGCTGTTGAGTACTCGATTCGTCCTCATCGGCGCGTTACTGTTTGCCGCCCAGACGTTCCTCGGCGGCCTGCTCGCACACTACTACGTCGAGCGCGACGGCTTCTTCGGCCTCAACGAGTTGATCGGGTTCGACATCCTCCAGTGGCTCCCGTGGTCGATCGCCCGGACGTGGCACGTCGACCTCGGCGTCCTCTGGATCGCCACGATGTGGCTCGGTGCCGGACTCTTCCTCGCACCGCTGCTGACCGGCCGCGAACCGCCGAAACAGGCCCGCTACGTCAAGGGGCTGATCGGCGCCCTGCTCGTCGTCGCGGTCGGCGGATTGGCCGGCATCTGGCTCGGCATCAACAACGTCTTCGACGGCCAACTGTGGTGGCTGCTGGGCAACGAAGGACTGGAGTACCTCGAGATCGGCCGCGTCTGGCAGTTCGGCCTGCTGGTCGGCTTCCTCGGCTGGACCGCCCTCGTGGCGCGCGGGTTCAAGCCGCTGCTCGACCGCGAACCCCGCTACGGATTGGGCCACATGATCGTCTACGCCGGCGGTTCGATCGGCCTGCTGTTCATTGCCGGCTTCCTCTACACCCCCCAGACCAACATCGTCACGACCGAGTTCTGGCGCTGGTGGGTCGTCCACATGTGGGTCGAGGGCGTCTTCGAGTTCTTCATCGTCGTCGTCATCGCGCTGACGCTGGTCTCGATGAACCTCCTGACGAAGAAATCGGCCGAGAAGGCGGTCATCTTCCAGGCCGCGCTCGTCATGGGCAGTGGCATCATCGGCGTCTCCCACCACTACTGGTGGGTCGGCCTCCCCGAAGCCTGGCTGCCCATCGGCAGCGTTTTCTCGACCCTCGAGTTCATTCCGCTGCTGTTCATCCTCTACGAGGCGCTCGGCCAGTACCGCGCGATGGACACCGCGGGGACCGACTTCCCCTACCGGATGGCCTTCTACTTCATCGTCGCCTCGAGCGTCTGGAACTTCTTCGGGGCCGGCGTGATCGGCTTCTTCATCAACCTCCCGCTGATTAGCTACTACCAGACCGGGACCTACCTCACCGTGGCCCACGCCCACGGCGCGATGTTCGGCGCCTTCGGCCTGCTCGCCATGGGGATGGCCGTCTACATCCTCCGGCTCACGACCCGTGACTCCCACTGGACGAACCGGCGACTGCGCTGGTCGTTCTGGCTCTGTAACGTCGGGCTGGCGGCGATGATCTTCCTGTCGCTGCTCCCCATCGGCTTCCTCCAGCTCGAGACGGCCTTCACGCAGGGCTACGCCGCCTCGCGCAGCCTCGAGTTCTACAACGGCGGGCTGGTGCAGGCGCTGTTCTGGCTGCGCATGCCCGGCGACACGCTCCTGATCTTGGGCGCGGTCGTCTTCGCGTGGGACGTCGCCGCGAAGTTGCTCTTCCAGCGGAAGGCGACCGCCTCGGACACGAGCAGTCACGTCATCGCGGACCGCATCTTCGGCGACCGCGACACCGTCGACACGGTCAGCGACGACGACTGA
- a CDS encoding group 1 truncated hemoglobin, whose translation MSGTLYERLGGEDAITAVVDEFYDRVMADEQVAGYFDDVDMQKQRAHQAQFISSVAGGPVEYSGGEMAAVHADMGITPANFQAIATHLDEALVEFDVGEDDREAVLEEIASYQDDIVTAAD comes from the coding sequence ATGAGCGGAACCCTCTACGAACGACTCGGTGGCGAAGACGCGATCACGGCCGTCGTCGACGAGTTCTACGACCGCGTCATGGCGGACGAACAGGTCGCAGGCTACTTCGACGATGTCGACATGCAGAAACAGCGCGCCCATCAGGCCCAGTTCATCAGTTCGGTCGCCGGCGGCCCGGTCGAGTACTCGGGCGGCGAGATGGCGGCCGTCCACGCGGACATGGGCATCACTCCCGCTAACTTTCAGGCGATCGCGACCCACCTCGACGAGGCGCTCGTGGAGTTCGACGTCGGCGAGGACGACCGGGAGGCTGTCCTCGAGGAAATCGCGAGTTATCAGGACGATATCGTGACGGCGGCCGACTGA
- the hemC gene encoding hydroxymethylbilane synthase, which translates to MRTRGTLRLATRGSALARRQAALVQEALEERRYEVELVTVETTGDQIRDELIHRLGKTGAFVRELDERVLEGDLDAAVHSMKDMPTEQPEELVTAGVPERGQPGDLLITPDGATLSELPDGATVGTSSLRRRAQLLSERDDLEVEPLRGNVDTRIEKLLAPALQEEHQERTEADKERKGNTGDDDFEPEYDRTTDEWFDDLSELEKGALGREVETEYDAIVLAQAGLERSGLAHYVEYQELPTATFVPAPGQGALAVTARDGETARDIQTAIDHPRSRVETTVERTVLAELGGGCIAPVGIYAILQGEYVRTTVTVFDRDGEESVTGSRDLPVETHAEAAREFARDLADRGAADLIAAAREDADGDDEGVSEENKPEGK; encoded by the coding sequence ATGAGAACGCGCGGGACGCTGCGACTGGCGACGAGGGGGTCCGCACTCGCCCGGCGACAGGCCGCCCTGGTACAGGAGGCCTTGGAGGAACGCCGGTACGAGGTCGAACTCGTCACCGTGGAGACGACGGGGGACCAGATCCGGGACGAACTGATTCACCGGCTCGGGAAGACGGGCGCGTTCGTCCGCGAACTCGACGAGCGCGTCCTCGAGGGAGACCTCGACGCCGCGGTCCACTCGATGAAGGACATGCCGACCGAACAGCCCGAGGAACTCGTGACCGCCGGGGTTCCCGAGCGAGGGCAGCCGGGTGACCTCCTCATCACGCCCGACGGCGCGACGCTCTCGGAACTGCCCGACGGCGCGACCGTCGGCACCTCGAGTCTGCGACGGCGCGCCCAACTCCTCTCGGAACGAGATGATCTCGAGGTCGAGCCCCTGCGCGGAAACGTCGATACGCGCATCGAAAAGCTGCTCGCGCCCGCGCTACAGGAGGAGCATCAGGAACGGACGGAAGCCGATAAAGAGCGGAAGGGCAACACCGGAGACGACGACTTCGAACCCGAGTACGACCGCACCACCGACGAGTGGTTCGACGACCTCTCGGAACTCGAGAAGGGCGCGCTCGGCCGCGAGGTCGAAACGGAGTACGACGCGATCGTCCTCGCGCAGGCGGGCCTCGAGCGCAGCGGGCTCGCACACTACGTCGAGTATCAGGAGTTGCCGACGGCGACGTTCGTCCCCGCACCGGGACAGGGGGCGCTCGCGGTGACCGCACGGGACGGCGAGACGGCCCGCGATATCCAGACCGCCATCGATCATCCGCGGAGTCGCGTCGAGACGACCGTCGAACGGACGGTGCTCGCGGAACTGGGCGGCGGCTGTATCGCCCCGGTCGGCATCTACGCGATCCTGCAGGGCGAGTACGTCCGCACGACCGTCACCGTCTTCGACCGCGACGGCGAGGAGTCGGTGACCGGGAGCCGGGATCTGCCCGTCGAGACCCACGCGGAGGCCGCCCGCGAGTTCGCGCGCGATCTCGCGGACCGCGGCGCGGCGGACCTCATCGCGGCGGCCCGCGAAGACGCCGATGGCGACGACGAGGGCGTCTCCGAGGAAAATAAGCCCGAGGGGAAGTAG
- the cobA gene encoding uroporphyrinogen-III C-methyltransferase, with translation MSGDTIDAEPGTVYLVGSGPGDPDLLTVKAKRLLEAADVVLHDKLPGPEIIETLPEDRREDVGKRAGGERTPQSEINERLVELAREGKSVVRLKGGDSFVFGRGGEEAEYLAAREVPFEVVPAVTSAIAAPAVAGIPVTHRDHASSVSFVTGHEDPTKEESAVDWDALAATGGTIVVLMGVGRLPDYTKALREAGMAPETPVALVERGTWPGQQVATGTLETIVDARDEAGISPPAVTVIGDVAGTRESVVDFLQNDYGAAEGEEYR, from the coding sequence ATGTCAGGAGACACCATCGACGCCGAACCGGGCACCGTCTACCTCGTCGGCAGCGGCCCCGGCGACCCCGACCTGCTGACCGTTAAGGCAAAGCGCCTGCTCGAGGCCGCGGACGTCGTCCTCCACGACAAGCTCCCCGGTCCGGAGATCATCGAGACCCTCCCCGAGGACCGCCGCGAGGACGTCGGCAAGCGCGCCGGCGGCGAGCGTACCCCCCAGTCCGAGATCAACGAGCGGCTGGTCGAACTCGCTCGCGAGGGCAAGTCCGTCGTCCGACTCAAGGGCGGCGACTCCTTCGTCTTCGGCCGCGGCGGCGAGGAAGCCGAGTATCTGGCGGCCCGCGAGGTCCCCTTCGAGGTCGTCCCCGCCGTCACCTCGGCGATCGCCGCGCCCGCGGTGGCGGGCATCCCGGTGACACACCGCGATCACGCCTCCTCGGTCTCCTTCGTCACGGGCCACGAGGACCCCACGAAGGAGGAGTCCGCGGTCGACTGGGACGCGCTGGCCGCGACCGGCGGCACCATCGTCGTCCTGATGGGCGTCGGCCGCCTGCCGGATTACACCAAAGCGCTGCGCGAGGCCGGCATGGCCCCCGAAACGCCGGTCGCGCTCGTCGAGCGCGGCACGTGGCCGGGCCAGCAGGTCGCGACGGGCACCCTCGAGACCATCGTCGACGCCCGCGACGAGGCGGGGATTTCGCCGCCCGCAGTGACCGTGATCGGCGACGTGGCGGGAACCCGCGAGTCGGTGGTCGACTTCCTGCAAAACGACTACGGCGCGGCCGAAGGGGAGGAGTACCGATGA
- a CDS encoding uroporphyrinogen-III synthase: MTDTPTVAVFRPDDDRLERAADLLADLGAEPVPDPMLAVEATDATPRTDADYVVFTSKTGAELVSAAGWEPHGETVCAIGPATADALRDEGYAVDLVPDEFTSSGLVSALESQVDGARVEVARSDHGSPVLLEGLENAGAYVHETILYRLARPEGSGDSARLAADGDLDAACFTSSLTVAHFLEAAAERGIREDALAGLADATVGVIGEPTAETAAERGIEVDVVPEEATFEALARETVTATPVPKE; this comes from the coding sequence ATGACTGACACGCCTACAGTCGCCGTCTTTCGCCCCGACGACGACCGCCTCGAGCGAGCCGCCGACCTGCTCGCGGATCTCGGTGCCGAGCCGGTTCCGGATCCGATGCTCGCGGTCGAGGCGACCGACGCGACGCCCCGGACCGACGCCGACTACGTCGTTTTCACGAGCAAGACCGGCGCGGAACTCGTCTCCGCGGCGGGCTGGGAGCCGCACGGCGAGACCGTCTGTGCGATCGGCCCCGCGACGGCCGACGCGCTCCGCGACGAGGGGTACGCGGTCGATCTCGTTCCCGACGAGTTCACCTCGAGCGGATTGGTTTCCGCCCTCGAAAGTCAGGTCGACGGCGCGCGCGTCGAAGTCGCTCGCAGCGACCACGGCAGCCCGGTCTTGCTCGAGGGACTCGAGAACGCGGGCGCGTACGTCCACGAGACGATTCTCTACCGACTCGCCCGTCCCGAGGGAAGCGGCGACTCGGCGCGACTGGCCGCCGACGGCGACCTCGACGCGGCCTGTTTCACCTCTTCGCTGACCGTCGCACACTTCCTCGAGGCCGCCGCCGAGCGGGGGATCCGCGAGGACGCGCTCGCGGGGCTCGCGGACGCGACCGTCGGCGTCATCGGCGAGCCGACGGCCGAAACCGCAGCGGAGCGAGGGATCGAGGTCGACGTGGTACCCGAGGAAGCGACCTTCGAGGCGCTCGCGCGGGAGACGGTTACAGCGACGCCGGTTCCAAAGGAGTAA
- a CDS encoding DHH family phosphoesterase, giving the protein MAGPVPELEDRAVTCAERLCDADRVLLASHIDADGLTSAAIAAQALERAGIPFETVFEKQLDEDAIAAIAATDYDTVLFTDFGSGQLDIIGDHEAAGDFTPVIADHHQPADRETEYHLNPLLFGINGASELSGAGASYVLARALASVSDNEPDPAVAADGGEPSQTRRASSEPRSDGGIVTASGATNVRADNRDLAALAVVGAVGDMQASGGELHGANAGIVEEGVAAGVLETGKDLALYGKQTRPLPKLLEYATDVHIPGISNDENGALRFLDGLDLELKRDGEWRRWAGLTNDEKQTVASALVQRAVSSGVPAKKIDQLVSTAYVLSEEPVGTELRDASEFSTLLNATARYERADVGLGVCLGDRDGALERARQLLREHRRNLSNGIDLVTREGATQEDHVQWFHAGDEIRETIVGIVAGMAMGNQGISRSKPIIAFAEKSAGHGSANRSGDAAEDDDEVKVSSRGTHSLVRQGLDLSVVMGEASRAVGGDGGGHDVAAGATVPKGTEEAFVEHADEIVGEQLS; this is encoded by the coding sequence ATGGCAGGGCCGGTTCCCGAACTCGAGGATCGCGCGGTAACGTGCGCCGAACGGCTGTGCGACGCCGATCGCGTGCTGCTCGCTTCGCACATCGACGCCGACGGGCTTACCAGCGCCGCGATCGCCGCACAGGCCCTCGAGCGGGCAGGAATTCCGTTCGAGACCGTCTTCGAGAAACAACTCGACGAGGACGCGATCGCCGCGATCGCGGCGACCGACTACGACACCGTTCTCTTCACCGACTTCGGAAGCGGCCAGCTCGATATCATCGGCGACCACGAGGCGGCGGGCGATTTCACGCCCGTCATCGCGGACCACCACCAGCCCGCCGACCGGGAGACGGAGTACCACCTCAATCCGCTGCTGTTCGGGATCAACGGGGCCTCGGAGCTGTCCGGAGCCGGGGCGAGTTACGTCCTCGCGCGGGCGCTGGCGTCTGTTTCTGACAACGAACCGGATCCCGCAGTCGCGGCGGATGGTGGTGAGCCGAGTCAAACGAGGCGAGCCTCGTCGGAACCCCGCTCCGACGGTGGAATCGTCACCGCATCGGGGGCGACGAACGTCCGCGCCGACAACCGCGACCTCGCCGCCCTCGCGGTCGTCGGCGCGGTCGGCGACATGCAGGCCTCCGGCGGCGAACTCCACGGCGCGAACGCGGGCATCGTCGAGGAGGGCGTCGCGGCCGGCGTCCTCGAGACGGGCAAGGATCTCGCACTCTACGGGAAACAGACCCGGCCGCTCCCGAAACTGCTCGAGTACGCGACCGACGTTCACATTCCGGGGATCTCGAACGACGAAAACGGCGCGCTGCGATTCCTCGACGGCCTCGATCTCGAGTTGAAACGCGACGGGGAGTGGCGGCGCTGGGCCGGGCTGACCAACGACGAGAAACAGACCGTCGCCAGCGCGCTCGTCCAACGAGCCGTCTCGAGCGGCGTCCCAGCAAAAAAGATCGACCAACTCGTGAGTACGGCCTACGTCTTGAGCGAGGAGCCCGTCGGCACCGAGCTCCGGGACGCAAGCGAGTTCTCGACCCTGCTGAACGCGACCGCCCGCTACGAACGGGCCGACGTGGGGCTCGGCGTCTGTCTCGGCGATCGAGACGGCGCGCTCGAGCGCGCGCGACAACTCCTGCGCGAACACCGGCGGAACCTCTCGAACGGGATCGACCTCGTCACTCGCGAGGGCGCGACCCAGGAGGACCACGTCCAGTGGTTCCACGCGGGCGACGAAATCCGCGAGACCATCGTCGGCATCGTCGCGGGCATGGCGATGGGAAATCAGGGAATCAGCCGCTCGAAGCCGATCATCGCCTTCGCAGAGAAGAGCGCGGGGCACGGCTCCGCGAACCGGAGCGGCGACGCCGCGGAGGACGACGACGAGGTCAAAGTCTCCTCGCGGGGCACCCACTCGCTCGTCCGACAGGGGCTCGACCTCTCGGTCGTGATGGGCGAGGCCTCCCGCGCTGTAGGCGGCGACGGCGGCGGCCACGATGTTGCAGCGGGAGCAACGGTGCCGAAAGGTACGGAGGAGGCGTTCGTCGAGCACGCCGACGAAATCGTCGGCGAGCAACTCTCGTAA
- a CDS encoding PHP domain-containing protein — protein sequence MTTQIPFAIDFHVHSDDSYDGHEPIELILEHAADIGLDGVVITDHDEIDESLRAANLAPKYGLIGIPGVEVSTQQGHLLAIGVEKRPDPGRPFMETVETVRELGGVAIVPHPFQRSRHGVRKRNIDDADAIETYNSMVFTGYRNRRARTFATRRDYPQIGASDAHYLPNVGKAFTEVLVTPDTANPTKVDIDGDDLVDAILEGRTQIHGKRTPIRKSAVQYGKGAVRKTAYMFTSRAPLLPTVPASMDRST from the coding sequence ATGACCACTCAGATTCCGTTCGCGATCGACTTTCACGTCCACTCCGACGACTCCTACGACGGGCACGAACCGATCGAACTCATCCTGGAACACGCCGCCGATATCGGACTCGACGGCGTCGTCATCACCGACCACGACGAGATCGACGAATCGCTGCGCGCCGCCAACCTCGCACCGAAATACGGGTTGATCGGCATTCCCGGCGTCGAGGTGTCGACCCAACAGGGTCACCTGCTCGCGATCGGCGTCGAGAAGCGTCCTGATCCCGGCCGGCCGTTCATGGAGACCGTCGAGACCGTCCGCGAACTCGGCGGCGTGGCGATCGTTCCCCACCCCTTTCAGCGCAGCCGTCACGGCGTCCGGAAACGCAATATCGACGACGCCGACGCTATCGAGACCTACAATTCGATGGTCTTTACCGGCTACCGAAACCGGCGTGCTCGCACCTTCGCGACGCGTCGCGACTATCCCCAGATCGGAGCCAGCGACGCCCACTACCTGCCGAACGTGGGTAAGGCCTTCACCGAGGTTCTCGTGACCCCCGACACGGCGAACCCGACGAAGGTCGATATCGACGGCGACGACCTCGTCGATGCGATCCTTGAGGGCCGGACCCAGATTCACGGCAAGCGCACGCCGATCCGCAAGAGCGCGGTTCAGTACGGCAAAGGTGCGGTGCGGAAGACGGCGTACATGTTCACCTCGCGCGCGCCGTTGCTGCCGACGGTGCCGGCCTCAATGGACAGATCGACGTAA
- a CDS encoding DUF5783 family protein: MADFDPEKFEDKYANYFPELQQAYKNAFNRMNDQYDSELVHAIDQQVLNESEPFYEGDGEFRVELPDDPYGRVSGVLVEEDRFETVLETHVEEIESELQRVFGFQ; encoded by the coding sequence ATGGCCGACTTCGATCCCGAGAAGTTCGAGGACAAGTACGCCAACTACTTCCCCGAACTGCAGCAGGCGTACAAGAACGCGTTCAACCGTATGAACGACCAATACGACTCCGAGCTGGTCCACGCGATCGACCAGCAAGTCCTCAACGAGAGCGAGCCGTTCTACGAAGGGGACGGCGAGTTCCGCGTCGAACTCCCCGACGACCCCTACGGACGGGTCTCTGGCGTGCTCGTCGAGGAAGACCGGTTCGAAACGGTACTCGAGACCCACGTCGAGGAGATCGAAAGCGAACTGCAGCGCGTCTTCGGGTTCCAGTAA
- a CDS encoding NifU family protein, which produces MSTETQNDGDDLEDRVTNFLRRNFPQIQMHGGSAAIQDIDRETGEVSIALGGACSGCGISPMTIQAIKSRMVKEIPEVEKVNASTGMDGGEEEMDGMSPSFPGETVDDDGGEADEGPEAPF; this is translated from the coding sequence ATGAGCACCGAGACCCAGAACGACGGGGACGACCTCGAGGACCGCGTGACGAACTTCCTGCGACGGAACTTCCCGCAGATTCAGATGCACGGCGGCAGCGCGGCGATTCAGGATATCGATCGCGAGACCGGTGAAGTCAGCATCGCCCTCGGTGGCGCGTGCAGTGGCTGCGGTATCTCGCCGATGACGATTCAGGCGATCAAGAGCCGAATGGTCAAGGAAATCCCCGAGGTCGAGAAGGTCAACGCCTCCACCGGCATGGACGGCGGTGAAGAGGAGATGGACGGCATGAGCCCCTCCTTCCCCGGCGAGACCGTCGACGACGACGGCGGCGAAGCCGACGAAGGCCCGGAAGCACCGTTCTAA
- a CDS encoding ketopantoate reductase family protein — translation MDIVVFGAGSLGSLVGGLLAREHAVTLVARAAHADAVRESGLRLDGVGDEYPDRVFPAATTDGTGLEADLAIVAVKSFDTAAAAEALATGSFEAVLSLQNGMGNEATLAARLEAPVLAGTATYGAILREPGVVDCTGVGEVVLGARDGGPSDTADRVGEAFATAGLETTVADDMPRRLWEKLAVNAAINPVTALTATENGAVLAEPATDLARSAARETARVARACDVTLSDRDALAAMEGVAEATAANTSSMRQDVLADRRTEIDAINGYVVDRAADHVLEVPTNQILAALVRTWERGRDVR, via the coding sequence ATGGACATCGTCGTGTTCGGCGCGGGGAGTCTCGGCAGTCTCGTCGGCGGGCTGCTCGCGCGCGAACACGCGGTCACGCTCGTCGCTCGAGCGGCCCACGCCGACGCCGTTCGCGAGTCGGGACTGCGCCTCGACGGGGTCGGGGACGAGTATCCCGACCGCGTGTTTCCGGCGGCGACGACCGACGGAACGGGTCTCGAGGCGGACCTCGCGATCGTGGCGGTCAAATCGTTTGACACCGCCGCGGCCGCGGAGGCGCTCGCGACAGGGTCGTTCGAGGCCGTGCTCTCGCTGCAGAACGGGATGGGAAACGAGGCGACGCTCGCGGCGCGACTCGAGGCCCCGGTCCTCGCCGGCACGGCGACCTACGGCGCGATCCTGCGGGAACCGGGCGTCGTCGACTGTACCGGCGTCGGCGAAGTCGTGCTGGGCGCTCGGGACGGCGGCCCCTCGGACACCGCGGATCGGGTCGGCGAGGCGTTCGCGACCGCCGGCCTCGAGACGACCGTCGCCGACGACATGCCCCGCCGCCTGTGGGAGAAACTCGCGGTCAACGCGGCGATCAACCCGGTGACGGCCCTGACCGCGACGGAAAACGGTGCCGTCCTCGCGGAGCCGGCCACTGACCTCGCCCGTAGCGCCGCCCGCGAGACGGCACGCGTCGCTCGCGCCTGCGACGTTACCCTGTCGGACCGCGACGCGCTGGCCGCGATGGAAGGGGTCGCCGAGGCGACGGCCGCCAACACGTCCTCCATGCGCCAAGACGTGCTGGCCGACCGCCGGACCGAGATTGACGCAATCAACGGCTACGTCGTCGACCGCGCGGCCGATCACGTCCTCGAGGTACCGACGAATCAGATACTCGCGGCGCTGGTCAGGACCTGGGAACGCGGTCGAGACGTGCGGTGA